A region of Gadus morhua chromosome 18, gadMor3.0, whole genome shotgun sequence DNA encodes the following proteins:
- the LOC115531703 gene encoding neurabin-2 isoform X2, giving the protein MMKTEPTSKSTGSGSSLRSPSPHRNAYEAGMQALKPVKENNAANGDLQEGPRGRRYGSNVHRIKNMFQQMTTTSPCADGAEEGDGEGGEMEDTDNADTSVRLSLPRAGSLNENVDHSALLKLGSTVSDRVGKLDPKAENGQQQQPQRASSPSYSKLQETRRIFEQQQERQQEKLATTRVLLKTDKASSFQDGRLDVGRFNGSTESLDSLDTSEAVSPTVSQLSAVFERAAELRSNLHRLSSTPPLPSRGVCTKVGVLHSKLIPKRARALPVSNHEDEGGRGPKDQEGGPPRSPRGRTTTSTRSPPTSDSLNGGQNGAELSSGRHHQHHNAAEPNDQKNQKSVSDAGVEAKSGDVKPSKFNQGQDPGSTLSSGDTHASVGNGDATGRQPRQSSPKGGTGQDGGPQVDGEGAVGEGRTGDEEPQSGRRSGDVGTYSSVGEEYDSQVDEEEGERDEEEDEEEEEEEEEEDDSYEPESSCVEVTGLPEEEDPPASRKIRFSVDPIKVFATYPNEDYDRRNEDVDPMAASAEYELEKRVERLDLFPVELEKDGDGLGISIIGMGAGADMGLEKLGIFVKTVTDAGAAHRDTRIQVNDLIVEVDGTSLVGVTQSFAATVLRNTSGTVKFLIGREKPGEQSEVAQLIQQTLEQERWQREGGEYATDEEEDEDEMSPSYRGAIEVFDLVENEDMSPLETDPEKLAHKYKELHIKHAVTQAEIQQLKRKLHHAEQDKQRWRMDKAQLEQTLQENKERMEKLEGYWMEAQSLCQAVDEHLKETQAQYQALERKYSKAKRLIKEYQQKEIEYLKKETQRCAQDGAEASELQEESGQLEEQVADLESRVEELKSDPL; this is encoded by the exons ATGATGAAGACGGAGCCCACATCCAAGAGCACTGGCTCTGGATCCTCGCTGAGGAGCCCATCCCCGCACCGTAACGCGTACGAAGCCGGGATGCAGGCCCTCAAGCCCGTGAAGGAGAACAATGCCGCGAACGGAGACCTGCAGGAAGGCCCGCGGGGACGCAGGTACGGCTCCAACGTCCACCGTATTAAGAACATGTTCCAGCAGATGACCACCACATCGCCCTGCGCCGACGGCGCCGAAGAGGGCGATGGCGAGGGCGGCGAGATGGAGGACACAGACAACGCCGACACATCGGTCCGTCTGTCCCTACCCCGAGCCGGGAGCTTGAACGAGAACGTGGACCATAGTGCGCTTTTGAAACTGGGATCTACGGTCTCCGACCGCGTTGGTAAACTAGACCCCAAGGCGGAGaacgggcagcagcagcagccgcagagAGCGTCGTCGCCCAGCTACTCCAAGCTGCAGGAGACGCGGCGGATAtttgagcagcagcaggagcggcAGCAGGAGAAGCTGGCGACCACGCGGGTGTTGCTGAAGACAGACAAGGCCTCGAGCTTCCAGGATGGCCGGCTAGACGTCGGCCGCTTCAACGGCAGCACAGAGTCCCTGGACAGCCTAGACACCAGCGAGGCCGTGTCCCCCACGGTCAGCCAGCTGAGCGCGGTGTTCGAGCGCGCCGCCGAGCTCCGGAGCAACCTGCATCGCCTGTCCTCCACGCCGCCCCTACCCTCCCGCGGGGTGTGCACCAAAGTGGGTGTGCTACACTCAAAACTCATCCCCAAGAGGGCAAGGGCGCTGCCGGTCAGCAACCACGAGGATGAGGGGGGCCGCGGTCCGAAGGACCAGGAAGGGGGCCCTCCCAGGAGCCCCAGGGGAAGGACCACCACCAGCACACGGTCGCCCCCCACATCTGACAGCCTCAACGGGGGTCAAAACGGTGCTGAACTCTCCTCCGGCCGCCACCATCAGCACCACAATGCAGCGGAACCAAACGACCAGAAGAACCAAAAGTCGGTCTCGGATGCGGGGGTCGAGGCAAAGAGTGGGGACGTGAAGCCCAGCAAGTTTAACCAGGGTCAGGACCCCGGCAGCACCCTCTCCAGCGGGGACACCCACGCCTCAGTGGGGAACGGGGACGCCACCGGCCGGCAGCCGCGTCAAAGCTCTCCGAAGGGGGGCACGGGCCAGGATGGGGGGCCACAGGTGGACGGCGAGGGGGCAGTGGGTGAAGGGAGAACCGGGGATGAGGAGCCGCAGTCGGGCCGCCGGTCGGGGGACGTCGGCACCTACAGCTCTGTGGGGGAGGAGTACGATAGCCAGGTggacgaggaggaaggggagagggacgaggaggaagacgaggaggaagaagaggaggaagaagaggaggatgacagCTACGAACCCGAGTCCAGCTGCGTGGAGGTCACTGGGCTgcctgaggaggaggacccGCCGGCCTCTCGGAAGATCCGCTTCAGTGTCGACCCGATTAAG GTGTTCGCCACCTATCCCAACGAGGACTATGACCGGCGGAACGAGGACGTGGACCCCATGGCGGCCTCGGCGGAGTACGAGCTGGAGAAGAGAGTGGAGCGGCTGGACCTGTTCCCCGTGGAGCTGGAGAAAG ACGGCGACGGTCTGGGCATCAGCATCATCGGCATGGGGGCCGGGGCCGACATGGGCCTGGAGAAACTGGGCATCTTCGTGAAGACCGTGACTGATGCAGGGGCCGCCCACAGAGACACCAG GATCCAGGTGAACGACCTGATCGTGGAGGTGGACGGCACCAGCCTGGTGGGCGTCACGCAGAGCTTCGCCGCCACGGTCTTAAGGAACACCTCAGGGACCGTCAA GTTCCTGATTGGCCGGGAGAAGCCCGGGGAGCAGAGCGAGGTGGCCCAGCTCATCCAGCAGACCCTGGAGCAGGAGCGCTGGCAGAGGGAG GGGGGTGAATACGCCACcgacgaggaagaggacgaggacgagatGAGCCCCTCCTACCGCGGGGCGATCGAGGTGTTCGACCTGGTGGAGAACGAGGACATGTCGCCCCTGGAGACGGATCCCGAAAAGCTCGCCCACAAGTACAAAGAG CTCCACATAAAACATGCCGTCACGCAGGCTGAGATCCAACAACTGAAAAGAAAG CTGCACCACGCCGAGCAGGATAAGCAGCGGTGGCGCATGGACAAGGCCCAGCTGGAGCAGACGCTGCAGGAGAACAAGGAGCGCATGGAGAAGCTGGAGGGCTACTGGATGGAGGCCCAGAGCCTGTGTCAGGCGGTGGACGAGCACCTGAAGGAGACGCAGGCCCAGTACCAGGCGCTGGAGCGCAAGTACAGCAAGGCCAAGCGGCTCATCAAGGAGTACCAGCAGAA GGAGATAGAGTACCTGAAGAAGGAGACCCAGCGGTGTGCACAAGATGGAGCCGAGGCCTCGGAGCTCCAGGAGGAGTCTGGGCAGCTTGAGGAGCAG GTGGCTGACCTGGAATCCAGGGTCGAGGAGCTGAAATCAGATCCTTTATAG
- the LOC115531703 gene encoding neurabin-2 isoform X1, which yields MMKTEPTSKSTGSGSSLRSPSPHRNAYEAGMQALKPVKENNAANGDLQEGPRGRRYGSNVHRIKNMFQQMTTTSPCADGAEEGDGEGGEMEDTDNADTSVRLSLPRAGSLNENVDHSALLKLGSTVSDRVGKLDPKAENGQQQQPQRASSPSYSKLQETRRIFEQQQERQQEKLATTRVLLKTDKASSFQDGRLDVGRFNGSTESLDSLDTSEAVSPTVSQLSAVFERAAELRSNLHRLSSTPPLPSRGVCTKVGVLHSKLIPKRARALPVSNHEDEGGRGPKDQEGGPPRSPRGRTTTSTRSPPTSDSLNGGQNGAELSSGRHHQHHNAAEPNDQKNQKSVSDAGVEAKSGDVKPSKFNQGQDPGSTLSSGDTHASVGNGDATGRQPRQSSPKGGTGQDGGPQVDGEGAVGEGRTGDEEPQSGRRSGDVGTYSSVGEEYDSQVDEEEGERDEEEDEEEEEEEEEEDDSYEPESSCVEVTGLPEEEDPPASRKIRFSVDPIKVFATYPNEDYDRRNEDVDPMAASAEYELEKRVERLDLFPVELEKDGDGLGISIIGMGAGADMGLEKLGIFVKTVTDAGAAHRDTRIQVNDLIVEVDGTSLVGVTQSFAATVLRNTSGTVKFLIGREKPGEQSEVAQLIQQTLEQERWQREVMEQRYSQYMDDQEGGEYATDEEEDEDEMSPSYRGAIEVFDLVENEDMSPLETDPEKLAHKYKELHIKHAVTQAEIQQLKRKLHHAEQDKQRWRMDKAQLEQTLQENKERMEKLEGYWMEAQSLCQAVDEHLKETQAQYQALERKYSKAKRLIKEYQQKEIEYLKKETQRCAQDGAEASELQEESGQLEEQVADLESRVEELKSDPL from the exons ATGATGAAGACGGAGCCCACATCCAAGAGCACTGGCTCTGGATCCTCGCTGAGGAGCCCATCCCCGCACCGTAACGCGTACGAAGCCGGGATGCAGGCCCTCAAGCCCGTGAAGGAGAACAATGCCGCGAACGGAGACCTGCAGGAAGGCCCGCGGGGACGCAGGTACGGCTCCAACGTCCACCGTATTAAGAACATGTTCCAGCAGATGACCACCACATCGCCCTGCGCCGACGGCGCCGAAGAGGGCGATGGCGAGGGCGGCGAGATGGAGGACACAGACAACGCCGACACATCGGTCCGTCTGTCCCTACCCCGAGCCGGGAGCTTGAACGAGAACGTGGACCATAGTGCGCTTTTGAAACTGGGATCTACGGTCTCCGACCGCGTTGGTAAACTAGACCCCAAGGCGGAGaacgggcagcagcagcagccgcagagAGCGTCGTCGCCCAGCTACTCCAAGCTGCAGGAGACGCGGCGGATAtttgagcagcagcaggagcggcAGCAGGAGAAGCTGGCGACCACGCGGGTGTTGCTGAAGACAGACAAGGCCTCGAGCTTCCAGGATGGCCGGCTAGACGTCGGCCGCTTCAACGGCAGCACAGAGTCCCTGGACAGCCTAGACACCAGCGAGGCCGTGTCCCCCACGGTCAGCCAGCTGAGCGCGGTGTTCGAGCGCGCCGCCGAGCTCCGGAGCAACCTGCATCGCCTGTCCTCCACGCCGCCCCTACCCTCCCGCGGGGTGTGCACCAAAGTGGGTGTGCTACACTCAAAACTCATCCCCAAGAGGGCAAGGGCGCTGCCGGTCAGCAACCACGAGGATGAGGGGGGCCGCGGTCCGAAGGACCAGGAAGGGGGCCCTCCCAGGAGCCCCAGGGGAAGGACCACCACCAGCACACGGTCGCCCCCCACATCTGACAGCCTCAACGGGGGTCAAAACGGTGCTGAACTCTCCTCCGGCCGCCACCATCAGCACCACAATGCAGCGGAACCAAACGACCAGAAGAACCAAAAGTCGGTCTCGGATGCGGGGGTCGAGGCAAAGAGTGGGGACGTGAAGCCCAGCAAGTTTAACCAGGGTCAGGACCCCGGCAGCACCCTCTCCAGCGGGGACACCCACGCCTCAGTGGGGAACGGGGACGCCACCGGCCGGCAGCCGCGTCAAAGCTCTCCGAAGGGGGGCACGGGCCAGGATGGGGGGCCACAGGTGGACGGCGAGGGGGCAGTGGGTGAAGGGAGAACCGGGGATGAGGAGCCGCAGTCGGGCCGCCGGTCGGGGGACGTCGGCACCTACAGCTCTGTGGGGGAGGAGTACGATAGCCAGGTggacgaggaggaaggggagagggacgaggaggaagacgaggaggaagaagaggaggaagaagaggaggatgacagCTACGAACCCGAGTCCAGCTGCGTGGAGGTCACTGGGCTgcctgaggaggaggacccGCCGGCCTCTCGGAAGATCCGCTTCAGTGTCGACCCGATTAAG GTGTTCGCCACCTATCCCAACGAGGACTATGACCGGCGGAACGAGGACGTGGACCCCATGGCGGCCTCGGCGGAGTACGAGCTGGAGAAGAGAGTGGAGCGGCTGGACCTGTTCCCCGTGGAGCTGGAGAAAG ACGGCGACGGTCTGGGCATCAGCATCATCGGCATGGGGGCCGGGGCCGACATGGGCCTGGAGAAACTGGGCATCTTCGTGAAGACCGTGACTGATGCAGGGGCCGCCCACAGAGACACCAG GATCCAGGTGAACGACCTGATCGTGGAGGTGGACGGCACCAGCCTGGTGGGCGTCACGCAGAGCTTCGCCGCCACGGTCTTAAGGAACACCTCAGGGACCGTCAA GTTCCTGATTGGCCGGGAGAAGCCCGGGGAGCAGAGCGAGGTGGCCCAGCTCATCCAGCAGACCCTGGAGCAGGAGCGCTGGCAGAGGGAGGTGATGGAGCAGCGCTATAGCCAGTACATGGACGACCAGGAG GGGGGTGAATACGCCACcgacgaggaagaggacgaggacgagatGAGCCCCTCCTACCGCGGGGCGATCGAGGTGTTCGACCTGGTGGAGAACGAGGACATGTCGCCCCTGGAGACGGATCCCGAAAAGCTCGCCCACAAGTACAAAGAG CTCCACATAAAACATGCCGTCACGCAGGCTGAGATCCAACAACTGAAAAGAAAG CTGCACCACGCCGAGCAGGATAAGCAGCGGTGGCGCATGGACAAGGCCCAGCTGGAGCAGACGCTGCAGGAGAACAAGGAGCGCATGGAGAAGCTGGAGGGCTACTGGATGGAGGCCCAGAGCCTGTGTCAGGCGGTGGACGAGCACCTGAAGGAGACGCAGGCCCAGTACCAGGCGCTGGAGCGCAAGTACAGCAAGGCCAAGCGGCTCATCAAGGAGTACCAGCAGAA GGAGATAGAGTACCTGAAGAAGGAGACCCAGCGGTGTGCACAAGATGGAGCCGAGGCCTCGGAGCTCCAGGAGGAGTCTGGGCAGCTTGAGGAGCAG GTGGCTGACCTGGAATCCAGGGTCGAGGAGCTGAAATCAGATCCTTTATAG
- the sgca gene encoding alpha-sarcoglycan, which translates to MAMKRSWVFFLAVCAICSLGADADIKFNIPVGKLFTFELMRETFQNDFQPLSVLTGILYNDPMVFKCNLQYSPDLPEWLRLTQRHPYDNGFLYGTPTSAGKSIIEIYAINKRTYETTKEKLIIQAFAENMLPYQAEFFLKLREIEKVLPSSVQNEIKQDLQKLWKTTELQIVNITNALDRGGRVPLPLAGHYEGVYVKVGSEQYFSACLLKVLTPDQQRQCQAGARVKIPGGCNYCNIPGNCITWCKTQLFDFSSPEPSAPPPTMGPGVLEDGGVFDPPEAPPSRDFLPDYLVTVIVPLVLGLILLALLAYVMCCRREGVEKRNIKTSEIQMYHHHTIHGNRDELRSMAEGRRVAPLSTLPMFNFRTGERFAPLQSDSPSIPLIMAQHEPSVDSMPR; encoded by the exons atggcaatGAAGCGGAGCTGGGTCTTCTTCCTAGCAG TATGTGCCATCTGTTCTTTGGGGGCCGATGCGGATATCAAATTCAACATTCCTGTGGGGAAGTTATTCACATTCGAGCTGATGAGGGAAACGTTCCAAAATGACTTTCAGCCCTTGTCAGTCCTCA CTGGCATCCTGTATAATGACCCCATGGTGTTCAAGTGCAACCTGCAGTACTCCCCCGACCTGCCTGAATGGCTGCGCCTCACCCAGAGACACCCCTACGACAACGGCTTCCTCTACGGGACCCCCACGTCTGCGGGGAAGAGCATCATCGAG ATTTATGCCATTAATAAACGGACTTATGAAACAACCAAGGAGAAACTCATCATACAAGCCTTTGCGG AAAACATGCTGCCCTACCAAGCAGAATTCTTCCTCAagctgagagagatagagaaggtgCTGCCCTCTAGCGTTCAGAATGAGATAAAGCAAGACTTGCAGAAGCTTTGGAAGACAACGGAGTTGCAGATAGTCAACATCACCAACGCACTCGACCGTGGAGGCAGAGTCCCCCTTCCGCTGGCAGGCCACTACGAGGG GGTGTATGTTAAGGTGGGCTCAGAGCAGTACTTCTCAGCGTGTCTGCTGAAGGTGCTGACCCCTGACCAGCAGAGGCAGTGCCAGGCGGGGGCCAGGGTGAAGATCCCCGGGGGGTGCAACTACTGCAACATCCCCGGCAACTGCATCACCTGGTGCAAGACCCAGCTG TTTGACTTCTCGAGTCCGGAGCCCAgcgcccctccccccaccatggGCCCCGGAGTCCTGGAGGACGGGGGGGTGTTCGACCCCCCCGAGGCCCCCCCCAGCCGGGACTTCCTCCCGGACTACCTGGTGACGGTGATCGTGCCCCTGGTGCTGGGCCTCATCCTGCTGGCGCTGCTGGCCTACGTCATGTGCTGCCGGCGGGAGGGAGT GGAGAAGAGGAACATAAAGACTTCAGA GATCCAGATGtatcaccaccacaccatccaCGGGAACAGGGACGAGCTGAGGAGCATGGCGGAGGGCCGCCGCGTggctcccctctccaccctgcCCATGTTTAACTTCCGCACCGGGGAGAGGTTTGCCCCCCTGCAGTCAGACAGCCCCAGCATCCCCCTCATCATGGCCCAACA tgaacCCTCCGTTGACTCGATGCCAAGGTAA
- the cdc42ep4b gene encoding cdc42 effector protein 4, with the protein MPILKQLVSHSNQAKRRSRADLTPEMISAPLGDFRHTMHVGRGGDAFGDTSFLSTRSGEAPREPEPRAESPGPKPGLLSRTFRSSKRSQSINRGDRYDAGVAPSGSSSAYVKNAISLPYLNEDDAHFGRQLPKSVSSSPMKRSPGSDAWPANGGGSGAVAMATLDPDFDELNFGELTDLPPSMPRGGGGMKHADSIMSFNIDLGPSMMDDILSVMEKKGWEDDDLGYEEGKGSESGGSPSFCAPAQPQEAKRVPARPPRSTPLAAAGEPYTPEPPARRNQRLDSCSLSSSGSAGLDDKTHGAAPEGDTDSAKYSSPHGDDDREFSFMDDDDDDEIRV; encoded by the coding sequence ATGCCCATCCTCAAGCAGCTGGTGTCCCACTCCAATCAGGCCAAGCGGCGGTCGCGGGCCGACCTGACGCCCGAGATGATCAGCGCCCCGCTCGGGGACTTCCGCCACACCATGCACGTGGGCCGCGGCGGCGACGCCTTCGGGGACACGTCGTTCCTCAGCACGCGGTCCGGGGAGGCCCCCCGGGAGCCCGAGCCCCGGGCCGAGTCGCCGGGCCCCAAGCCGGGCCTGCTGTCCCGGACCTTCCGCAGCAGCAAGCGCTCGCAGTCCATCAACCGCGGGGACCGCTACGACGCCGGAGTGGCGCCCTCCGGCAGCTCGTCGGCCTACGTGAAGAACGCCATCTCCCTGCCCTACCTGAACGAGGACGACGCCCACTTCGGCCGGCAGCTGCCCAAGAGCGTGTCGTCCAGCCCCATGAAGCGGTCGCCCGGGTCCGACGCCTGGCCGGCCaacggcggcggcagcggggcggttgccatggcgacccTGGACCCCGACTTTGACGAGCTGAACTTCGGGGAGCTCACGGACCTGCCGCCGTCGATGCCCCGCGGTGGCGGCGGCATGAAGCACGCCGACTCCATCATGTCGTTCAACATCGACCTGGGCCCGTCCATGATGGACGACATCCTGAGCGTCATGGAGAAGAAGGGCTGGGAGGACGACGACCTGGGCTACGAGGAGGGCAAGGGCAGCGAGAGCGGCGGCTCGCCCTCCTTCTGCGCGCCCGCCCAGCCCCAGGAGGCCAAGCGCGTGCCCGCCAGGCCCCCCCGCAGCACGCCCCTCGCGGCCGCCGGGGAGCCGTACACGCCGGAGCCCCCGGCCCGGAGGAACCAGCGCCTCGACAGCTGCTCCCTGTCCAGCTCGGGCTCGGCCGGCCTGGACGACAAGACGCACGGCGCCGCGCCCGAGGGTGACACGGACAGCGCCAAGTACAGCTCGCCCCACGGGGACGACGACCGCGAGTTCTCCTTcatggacgacgacgacgacgacgagatCCGCGTTTGA
- the lrrc18b gene encoding leucine-rich repeat-containing protein 18, with protein MAKGKKKKSSSEPKGKKITLAMATNCLKMTVDGKRRLDLSNQGLASVPRSLLGLCDVEELDLSRNLLTKLPDFIDKFLNLRFLDLHSNYLEQIPPSIGRLQNLLTLNLSNNRLTSGSLPSELGLLAKLHKLNLGLNRLDSVPRCLAALKELRDVGLFDNRLTAYPDCLRPLKKLEKVNLDSNPFPPEVDDLDPIRRQEALYLVDAEACLCGGCLDKCRSQRRKVEGRAELEIKVKPRRMFAGLLTPNSVAQVDQETWR; from the exons ATGGCCAAgggaaagaagaaaaagagtaGCAGTGAACCCAAAGGTAAGAAGATCACCCTGGCCATGGCCACGAACTGCCTGAAGATGACGGTGGACGGCAAGCGGCGCCTAGACCTGAGCAACCAGGGCCTGGCCAGCGTGCCCCGGAGCCTGTTGGGCCTCTGTGATGTGGAGGAGCTGGACCTCAGCCGCAACCTGCTCACCAAGCTCCCGGATTTCATTGACAAGTTCCTCAACCTGCGCTTCCTCGACTTGCACAGTAACTAT ctgGAACAAATCCCCCCCTCGATCGGGCGGCTGCAGAACCTGCTGACCCTGAACCTGTCCAACAACCGTCTGACCAGTGGCTCCCTGCCCAGCGAGCTGGGCCTGCTGGCCAAGCTCCACAAGCTCAACCTGGGCCTCAACCGGCTGGACAGCGTTCCCCGGTGCCTGGCCGCCCTCAAAGAGCTGCGCGACGTGGGCCTCTTCGACAACCGGCTCACCGCCTACCCGGACTGCCTGCGGCCGCTCAAGAAACTGGAGAAGGTGAACCTGGACTCCAATCCGTTCCCCCCCGAGGTGGACGACCTGGACCCCATCCGGAGGCAGGAGGCGCTGTACCTGGTGGACGCAGAGGCCTGCCTGTGCGGCGGCTGCCTGGACAAGTGCCGGTCGCagaggaggaaggtggaggggCGGGCCGAGCTGGAGATCAAGGTGAAGCCCCGGCGGATGTTCGCAGGCTTGTTGACGCCCAACTCGGTGGCCCAGGTGGACCAGGAGACGTGGAGATGA
- the LOC115531701 gene encoding histone-lysine N-methyltransferase PRDM9, with protein sequence MSDKGEVMEWVETTEEVIIEECVLPNGNSSTVLQVSEPTETPMQKLLDTVVQGEDAELDDGFYCVECRSLFEEQSNVGLTSPSFVLDSPTSMAVPQRALLTLPHGLMIGRSSIPNTGLGVMNQGPAMTPGMHFGPYEGEVTSREAAVASRFSWEIHKVNDEYDYIDAARETHSNWMRYVNCARNQEETNLLAVQYKGSILFHCCRTIHPGDELVWWPSAGLVSRLSEAWSHMWLRKLCPTESDPSITFQMFLCAHCPLSFTTETYRQRHVDHFHTQPKRECSSPDTEAAEDFPPSTSTNPSPLDALDALEAKTCRECGKVFKHMHHLKRHALSVHSNKRPYCCPQCRRSFSQASGLLRHQLVHNKQAPSVQSCRQDTKTETETGGAETDELASEEPPDPEEAAVGGHTPEQEGRPLEEAEGMAPGEKRNTCVQCDKSFSNARYLNKHQTRVHGNLRPYVCTLCRKTFSQHNDLGRHLESHQAKGEDLRPTPCKMALAEEEGESSEASADDAQDPEDLDYTEVPPSVPQSPETPKEPAYQRPQRLGVRSKIFTITKLIAPKRRTPAPKKTPPCPARAVPESMEESDVGASAQEGQAHSCVHCKQKYESDAALKGHACAASAQHRCSRCGATFKKAGFLKRHERTAHADSKPHACHVCGKGFNKLFNLKQHQKIKSCDKHHCTSEIFPCSYCPFSFTIRSYLRKHVRRHHPQELEWLPESEKAAEEQGGEEAAGDVARVCTECGKTYGTAKKYRAHRCFQQVVLYLCTDCGKDFTNHYSLKQHQRVHTGVRPHGCPHCLKTFVHMGQLNVHLRTHTGEKPYLCTHCGDSFRQSGDLKRHERKHTGVRPHSCPECFKSFSRPQSLRAHLLLHLGQRMFKCDECGKSFSRNYHLRRHQQKMHS encoded by the exons ATGTCGGACaaaggggaggtgatggagtgGGTGGAAACCACAGAGGAAGTCATTATTGAGGAATGTGTACTGCCCAATGGTAACTCATCCACGG TGCTTCAAGTATCAGAACCAACAGAGACCCCCATGCAGAAGTTGCTGGACACAGTGGTGCAAGGAGAAGATGCTGAATTGGACGATGGCTTTT ATTGTGTCGAATGTCGGTCTCTGTTCGAAGAGCAGAGCAATGTGGGCCTCACCAGCCCGTCCTTCGTCCTGGACTCGCCCACCAGCATGGCCGTGCCCCAGAGAGCACTGCTGACGCTTCCCCACGGCCTGATGATAGGAAGGTCCAGCATTCCCAACACAGGCCTGGGGGTCATGAACCAGGGGCCAGCGATGACGCCCGGAATGCATTTTGGGCCCTACGAGGGGGAAGTGACCTCCAGGGAGGCTGCAGTGGCGAGCCGATTCTCCTGGGAG ATACACAAAGTAAATGACGAATACGACTACATTGATGCAGCGAGAGAAACGCACTCAAACTGGATGAG GTATGTGAACTGTGCCCGCAACCAAGAGGAGACCAACCTGCTGGCGGTGCAGTACAAGGGCAGCATTCTGTTCCACTGCTGCCGCACCATCCATCCAGGAGACGAGCTGGTGTGGTGGCCAAGCGCCGGGCTGGTGAGCCGGCTCAGTGAGGCCTGGAGCCACATGTGGCTCAGGAAGCTTTGTCCCACAG AGAGTGACCCGAGTATCACGTTCCAGATGTTCCTCTGTGCCCACTGCCCGCTGTCCTTCACCACGGAGACGTACCGCCAGCGCCACGTCGACCACTTCCACACGCAGCCCAAGAGGGAGTGTTCCTCGCCCGACACGGAGGCCGCCGAAGActttcccccctccacctccaccaatcCCAGCCCTCTCGACGCGTTGGACGCCCTGGAGGCCAAGACGTGCCGGGAGTGCGGCAAGGTGTTCAAACACATGCATCACCTCAAGCGGCACGCGCTGTCGGTGCACTCCAACAAGCGGCCCTACTGCTGCCCCCAGTGCCGACGCAGCTTCAGCCAGGCCTCGGGCCTGCTCCGGCACCAGCTGGTGCACAACAAGCAGGCGCCGTCGGTCCAGAGCTGCCGCCAGGATACCAAGACGGAAACGGAGACAGGAGGTGCCGAGACGGACGAGCTCGCCTCTGAAGAACCGCCGGATCCCGAAGAAGCGGCCGTCGGCGGGCACACGCCCGAGCAAGAGGGTCGCCCTCTAGAGGAGGCGGAAGGAATGGCGCCGGGGGAGAAACGGAACACGTGTGTCCAGTGCGACAAGAGCTTCTCGAACGCGCGCTACCTCAACAAGCACCAGACGCGCGTCCACGGCAACCTGCGGCCCTACGTGTGCACGCTGTGCAGGAAGACCTTCAGCCAGCACAACGACCTGGGCCGGCACCTCGAGTCTCACCAGGCCAAGGGGGAGGACCTGAGGCCCACGCCGTGCAAGATGGCACTCgcggaggaagagggggagagttcAGAGGCGTCCGCGGACGACGCCCAAGACCCGGAGGACCTGGACTACACCGAAGTGCCCCCCTCGGTGCCGCAGTCACCAGAGACTCCCAAAGAGCCGGCGTACCAGAGGCCGCAGCGCCTCGGGGTTCGCTCCAAGATCTTCACCATCACAAAGCTCATCGCCCCCAAGCGCAGGACTCCGGCGCCGAAGAAGACGCCGCCGTGCCCGGCCCGGGCCGTTCCGGAGAGCATGGAGGAGTCGGACGTCGGCGCGTCCGCTCAGGAGGGCCAGGCCCACAGCTGCGTCCACTGCAAACAGAAATACGAATCGGACGCGGCGCTGAAGGGGCACGCCTGCGCCGCCTCCGCGCAGCACAGGTGCTCCCGCTGCGGCGCCACCTTCAAGAAGGCGGGCTTCCTCAAGCGGCACGAGAGGACGGCGCACGCGGACAGCAAGCCGCACGCGTGCCACGTGTGCGGCAAGGGCTTCAACAAACTGTTCAACCTGAAGCAGCACCAGAAGATCAAGAGCTGCGACAAGCACCACTGCACCTCCGAGATCTTCCCCTGCTCCTACTGCCCCTTCTCCTTCACCATCCGCAGCTACCTGCGCAAGCACGTGCGCCGACACCACCCCCAGGAGTTGGAGTGGCTGCCCGAGTCGGAGAAAGCGGCGGAAGAGCAGGGGGGCGAGGAGGCGGCGGGGGACGTGGCGCGCGTTTGCACCGAGTGCGGGAAGACGTACGGCACGGCTAAGAAGTACCGGGCGCACCGCTGCTTCCAGCAGGTGGTGCTGTACCTGTGCACGGACTGCGGCAAGGACTTCACCAACCACTACAGCCTAAAGCAGCACCAGCGGGTGCACACGGGCGTGCGGCCCCACGGCTGCCCGCACTGCCTCAAGACCTTCGTGCACATGGGCCAGCTGAACGTGCACCTGCGCACGCACacgggcgagaagccctacCTGTGCACACACTGCGGCGACAGCTTCCGGCAGTCGGGGGACCTGAAGAGGCACGAGCGCAAGCACACGGGCGTGCGGCCGCACAGCTGCCCCGAGTGCTTCAAGAGCTTCAGCCGCCCGCAGAGCCTGCGTGCACACCTGCTGCTGCACCTGGGCCAGAGGATGTTCAAGTGCGACGAGTGCGGGAAGAGCTTCTCGCGGAACTACCACCTCCGGAGGCACCAGCAGAAAATGCACTCGTGA